From Pseudofrankia saprophytica, a single genomic window includes:
- the hisF gene encoding imidazole glycerol phosphate synthase subunit HisF, which yields MSVAVRVIPCLDVDAGRVVKGVNFTGLRDAGDPVEMARLYDAEGADELTFLDITASSGNRETTYDIVRRTAEQVFIPLTVGGGVRAADDVDRLLRAGADKVGINTAAVARPELLRECALRFGSQCVVLSVDARRSPDQDGPRFEVTTHGGRKGTGLDAVAWAARAVELGAGEILLNSMDADGTRDGYDLEMIAAVRAEVGVPVIASGGAGQLADFAPAVAAGADAVLAASVFHFGHLRIADVKEALRDAAVPVR from the coding sequence ATGAGCGTCGCGGTCCGCGTCATCCCCTGCCTGGACGTCGACGCCGGCCGGGTGGTCAAGGGCGTCAACTTCACCGGCCTGCGTGACGCAGGCGACCCGGTCGAGATGGCCCGCCTCTACGACGCCGAGGGCGCGGACGAGCTGACCTTCCTCGACATCACCGCCTCCAGCGGCAACCGGGAGACGACGTACGACATCGTCCGGCGCACCGCCGAACAGGTCTTCATCCCGCTGACGGTGGGCGGCGGGGTGCGCGCCGCCGACGACGTGGACCGGCTGCTGCGCGCCGGGGCGGACAAGGTCGGCATCAACACGGCCGCCGTCGCCCGTCCTGAGCTGCTGCGCGAGTGCGCCCTGCGGTTCGGCAGCCAGTGCGTCGTGCTGTCCGTGGACGCGCGGCGCTCGCCCGACCAGGACGGGCCGCGCTTCGAGGTGACCACCCATGGCGGCAGGAAGGGCACCGGCCTCGACGCCGTGGCCTGGGCGGCGCGCGCCGTCGAGCTCGGCGCCGGCGAGATCCTGCTCAACTCGATGGACGCCGACGGCACCCGCGACGGCTACGACCTGGAGATGATCGCCGCGGTCCGCGCGGAGGTGGGCGTCCCGGTGATCGCCAGCGGCGGCGCCGGCCAGCTCGCGGACTTCGCCCCCGCCGTCGCCGCCGGCGCCGACGCCGTGCTCGCGGCCAGCGTCTTCCACTTCGGCCATCTGCGCATCGCCGATGTCAAGGAAGCCCTGCGCGACGCCGCCGTGCCCGTTCGTTAG
- the priA gene encoding bifunctional 1-(5-phosphoribosyl)-5-((5-phosphoribosylamino)methylideneamino)imidazole-4-carboxamide isomerase/phosphoribosylanthranilate isomerase PriA codes for MTLTLLPAVDVADGLAVRLVQGEAGSETSYGDPRDAALAWQRDGAEWIHLVDLDAAFGRGSNRELIAEVVRSLDVAVELSGGIRDDDSLDAALATGAARVNVGTAALENPDWVRRAIDRVGDRIAVGLDVRGTTLSARGWTRDGGELFDVLARLDADGCARYVVTDVRRDGTLTGPNLELLAAVTAATDRPVVASGGVSSLADLSAIATVPGVEGAIIGKALYAGAFTLPEALTVAGGETAAGARR; via the coding sequence GTGACGCTCACCCTGCTGCCCGCCGTGGACGTCGCCGACGGCCTGGCCGTTCGGCTGGTCCAGGGCGAGGCCGGATCGGAGACCTCGTACGGCGACCCGCGCGACGCCGCGCTCGCCTGGCAGCGCGACGGCGCCGAGTGGATCCATCTCGTCGACCTGGACGCCGCCTTCGGGCGTGGCTCCAACCGGGAGCTGATCGCCGAGGTGGTCCGCTCCCTCGACGTCGCCGTGGAGCTGTCCGGCGGGATCCGCGACGACGACTCGCTGGACGCGGCGCTCGCCACCGGCGCGGCCCGGGTGAACGTCGGCACCGCCGCCCTGGAGAACCCGGACTGGGTGCGCCGGGCCATCGACCGGGTCGGCGACCGGATCGCCGTCGGGCTGGACGTCCGCGGCACGACGCTGTCCGCCCGCGGCTGGACACGTGACGGCGGCGAGCTGTTCGACGTCCTCGCCCGGCTCGACGCCGACGGCTGCGCCCGCTATGTCGTCACCGACGTCCGCCGCGACGGCACGCTCACCGGCCCGAACCTGGAGCTGCTCGCCGCGGTCACCGCCGCCACCGACCGGCCGGTCGTCGCCAGCGGCGGAGTGTCGTCGCTCGCCGACCTGAGCGCGATCGCCACCGTCCCCGGCGTCGAGGGCGCGATCATCGGCAAGGCGCTCTACGCCGGCGCGTTCACCCTCCCGGAGGCGCTCACCGTCGCCGGCGGCGAGACCGCGGCGGGCGCCCGGCGATGA
- a CDS encoding choice-of-anchor P family protein, giving the protein MPRRAGRCAGILAIAAGVAFAAASPASAASPNRADAVRLSGIVDHGPVVESTYPGDSWNDATSISVPSLLTAGPVATVAISTAASATVSGLSLALTTAAALNADSLYSGCAYDVGSGVVSGTAQIGSGQITTPGAPIALATNPAPNTVISIPAVGTLTLNRQREAPDGTLTIDAVAASLFGGLETVTIATSVCNADTLT; this is encoded by the coding sequence ATGCCTCGACGCGCGGGGCGGTGCGCCGGCATTCTCGCCATCGCCGCCGGCGTGGCGTTCGCGGCGGCCTCGCCCGCCTCCGCCGCCTCTCCGAACAGGGCAGACGCCGTTCGCCTGAGCGGGATCGTCGACCACGGTCCGGTCGTGGAAAGCACCTACCCGGGTGACTCGTGGAACGATGCCACGAGTATCAGCGTGCCGTCGCTGCTCACCGCCGGCCCCGTCGCCACCGTGGCCATCTCGACGGCCGCGAGCGCGACGGTCAGCGGCCTCTCTCTCGCCCTGACGACGGCGGCCGCCCTGAACGCCGACTCGCTCTATTCGGGCTGTGCCTACGACGTGGGCAGCGGTGTGGTGAGTGGGACCGCTCAGATCGGGAGCGGACAGATCACGACCCCCGGGGCGCCGATCGCTCTCGCGACGAACCCGGCCCCGAACACCGTCATCTCCATCCCGGCTGTGGGCACCCTGACCCTCAACCGGCAGCGGGAGGCGCCGGACGGCACGCTGACGATCGACGCGGTGGCGGCCAGTCTGTTCGGCGGCCTGGAGACCGTCACCATCGCGACGTCGGTCTGCAACGCGGACACACTGACCTGA
- a CDS encoding nucleotidyltransferase family protein, with the protein MSVPIRRSVPVGATPPDGGSNDVRSAYPLVPAGPSVPAGPDAVDRVARAALALARDAADALLIERLHQAGIRPVLLKGPVTARRLYPGEHRPRVDCDLLVPPAQFARARAVLVAAGLRPYDPCPYAQMFGHPSGQAVDLHWTLPVATVRAERLWAVLSRHIAEFQLGGTVVDALDLPAHACHLAIHAVSVPARSQAARRDLDRAAARIPLAIWREAMGVADELGARPAVAAALRTGSPACRALADALGLPVQVPFAQRLWLADTSLLLSARQILRAAPPEHRRAMLRRWLLPTMAEIASRGRRPEVRAVTPAALPPLGRMLWYRARQIVLFAAAVHRAARTPAGTRRLDEPAAPVPMPSDARPPADLTVA; encoded by the coding sequence ATGTCCGTGCCCATACGACGGTCGGTGCCGGTCGGCGCGACCCCACCGGATGGTGGCTCGAACGACGTGCGATCGGCATACCCGTTGGTCCCTGCCGGACCGTCGGTCCCCGCCGGCCCGGACGCCGTGGACCGCGTCGCGCGCGCCGCGCTGGCCCTCGCCAGGGACGCGGCGGATGCCCTGCTGATCGAACGGCTGCACCAGGCCGGCATCCGGCCCGTGCTGCTCAAGGGGCCGGTGACGGCGCGCCGGCTGTATCCCGGCGAGCACCGTCCCAGGGTGGACTGCGACCTTCTCGTCCCCCCGGCCCAGTTCGCCAGGGCGCGGGCTGTCCTCGTCGCCGCGGGGCTGCGTCCCTACGACCCCTGCCCGTACGCCCAGATGTTCGGGCACCCGAGCGGGCAGGCGGTCGACCTGCACTGGACGCTGCCGGTGGCGACCGTGCGCGCCGAACGGCTGTGGGCAGTGCTGTCCCGGCACATCGCCGAGTTCCAGCTCGGTGGGACCGTCGTCGACGCGCTCGACCTGCCCGCGCACGCCTGCCACCTCGCCATCCACGCGGTGTCCGTGCCCGCGCGGTCGCAGGCGGCGCGTCGCGACCTGGATCGGGCGGCGGCGCGGATCCCGCTCGCGATCTGGCGGGAGGCGATGGGGGTCGCCGACGAGCTCGGCGCGCGGCCGGCGGTCGCCGCGGCGCTGCGGACCGGCTCGCCGGCCTGCCGGGCCTTGGCGGACGCGTTGGGGCTGCCTGTGCAAGTGCCGTTCGCGCAGCGGCTGTGGCTGGCGGACACCAGCCTGCTGCTCAGCGCGCGGCAGATACTGCGCGCCGCGCCGCCGGAGCACCGCCGGGCGATGCTCCGGCGCTGGCTGCTCCCCACGATGGCCGAGATCGCGAGCCGCGGTCGGCGCCCGGAGGTCCGGGCCGTGACGCCGGCGGCGCTGCCTCCGCTGGGACGGATGCTGTGGTACCGCGCACGTCAGATCGTGCTGTTCGCTGCCGCGGTCCACCGCGCGGCCCGCACGCCCGCCGGTACCCGGCGTCTCGACGAACCGGCGGCGCCTGTGCCGATGCCGTCCGACGCGCGCCCGCCCGCCGACCTGACCGTCGCCTGA
- a CDS encoding ABC transporter ATP-binding protein has translation MVTSSRPSDGQVPTTPSAPSPDAPGRPTARRGSPADRARRAGARLAQGWTRATTGVDRPARRVAVMAALGLLSGVLEFLAMVFLITLAAGHTRVGWALPGRLADGRGGLAVAALLVTAASAVVSVVAARHTTRIGATTVTTLRGRLAHGYLAADWPAQRAEPVGRLQELAFTDAGQVSLGAQHAADAVAGGLRLATFTVAAFAVSPLPAGALFAGVGAVAVVTARLGGRRAHSANRQAVEAASGLAAALTETTTVAGELRIFNARGAAGEALARRAELAGLLQGKIMFHTTVAPRLARDLAVLALTAVLLAVLWLDDLALPTLGLVILLTMRALGQAAALVGTTHQVRERLTHLSRIDEHLARWAPARPAGRRPCPPAAGRLRLQGVDVVHPGADRPALTGLDLALRPGERLGVVGRSGAGKSTLAAVLLGLLEPSRGRVLVDGVDRAEIDPAQWFGRVAAVGQQPALVSGTVADNIRFLRTGIDDAAVRTAAGAAGLGPELAAWPAGVDHPAGPHGGALSGGQRQRVTLARALARPADLLVLDEPSSALDADAELALRAALAAVDRSTTVVVIAHRLSTVLACDRIAVLEDGRLEALGSPTELAATNRYFRDALRLALADLPEVERGPGDEGAAPGALPRQRDLTDPGRPVAGAPSRPPSSRPSPGNSGKPDVPIGLPPARVPSVDAPNLYAE, from the coding sequence ATGGTGACATCCAGCCGGCCCTCGGACGGCCAAGTCCCCACCACCCCATCCGCGCCGAGCCCCGACGCCCCGGGACGGCCCACCGCCCGCCGCGGATCCCCAGCCGACCGGGCTCGGCGGGCCGGAGCCCGCCTCGCCCAGGGCTGGACGCGGGCCACGACGGGGGTCGATCGCCCGGCCCGGCGGGTGGCGGTCATGGCGGCGCTGGGCCTGCTCTCCGGCGTCCTGGAGTTCCTGGCGATGGTGTTCCTGATCACGCTCGCGGCCGGGCACACCCGGGTCGGCTGGGCACTACCCGGCAGGCTCGCGGACGGACGCGGCGGGCTCGCGGTGGCGGCCCTGCTGGTCACCGCCGCGTCGGCCGTGGTCTCCGTCGTCGCGGCGCGGCACACCACCCGGATCGGCGCGACGACGGTGACGACGCTGCGTGGCCGACTGGCGCATGGCTACCTGGCCGCGGACTGGCCGGCGCAGCGCGCCGAGCCGGTCGGGCGGCTGCAGGAACTGGCGTTCACCGACGCGGGGCAGGTGTCGCTGGGTGCCCAACACGCGGCCGACGCCGTGGCGGGTGGCCTGCGGCTGGCGACGTTCACGGTCGCCGCCTTCGCCGTGAGCCCGCTACCGGCCGGCGCCCTGTTCGCCGGCGTCGGCGCGGTCGCGGTCGTCACTGCCCGGCTCGGCGGCCGGCGCGCCCACTCGGCGAACCGTCAGGCGGTTGAGGCCGCAAGCGGGCTCGCGGCCGCACTGACCGAGACCACGACCGTGGCCGGCGAGTTGCGGATCTTCAACGCACGCGGCGCGGCGGGGGAGGCTCTGGCGCGGCGGGCGGAGCTCGCCGGGCTGCTCCAGGGAAAGATCATGTTCCACACGACGGTGGCGCCGCGACTGGCCCGTGACCTGGCTGTGCTCGCGCTGACCGCGGTGCTGCTCGCCGTGCTGTGGCTGGACGACCTCGCGCTGCCCACTCTGGGGCTGGTCATCCTGCTGACCATGCGCGCGCTGGGGCAGGCCGCGGCGCTCGTCGGGACCACGCACCAGGTCCGCGAGCGGCTCACCCACCTGAGCCGGATCGACGAGCACCTGGCCCGCTGGGCGCCGGCCCGGCCGGCCGGACGGCGCCCGTGCCCGCCCGCGGCCGGGCGGCTGCGGCTCCAGGGGGTCGACGTGGTCCATCCCGGGGCGGACCGGCCGGCGCTGACGGGGCTGGACCTGGCGTTGCGACCGGGCGAACGGCTCGGCGTGGTCGGGCGCAGCGGCGCGGGCAAGAGCACGCTCGCCGCCGTCCTGCTCGGTCTGCTGGAGCCGAGCCGGGGGCGGGTCCTGGTTGACGGCGTGGACCGCGCCGAGATCGACCCGGCGCAGTGGTTTGGCCGGGTGGCGGCCGTCGGCCAGCAGCCCGCGCTGGTCAGCGGCACGGTCGCGGACAACATACGTTTCCTGCGGACCGGAATCGACGACGCCGCGGTGCGCACCGCGGCGGGCGCGGCGGGACTCGGCCCGGAGCTCGCGGCCTGGCCCGCCGGCGTCGACCATCCCGCCGGGCCACACGGCGGGGCGCTGTCTGGCGGCCAGCGCCAGCGGGTCACGCTCGCACGGGCGCTCGCACGTCCGGCGGATTTGCTGGTGCTGGACGAGCCGAGCAGCGCGCTCGACGCCGATGCCGAGCTCGCGTTGCGCGCCGCGCTGGCGGCGGTCGACCGGTCGACGACCGTGGTCGTCATCGCGCACCGGCTGTCGACCGTGCTTGCCTGCGACCGGATCGCCGTCCTGGAGGACGGCCGGCTCGAGGCACTCGGGAGCCCGACCGAGCTCGCGGCGACGAACCGTTATTTTCGCGACGCGCTGCGGCTGGCCCTCGCGGACCTGCCGGAGGTCGAACGCGGCCCGGGCGACGAAGGGGCCGCTCCCGGGGCGCTGCCCAGGCAGCGGGACCTGACGGATCCCGGAAGACCCGTGGCGGGGGCGCCGAGCCGGCCTCCATCGAGCAGGCCTTCACCAGGAAACAGCGGCAAGCCCGACGTGCCCATCGGCCTGCCACCCGCCCGAGTGCCGAGTGTCGACGCACCCAACCTCTACGCAGAGTGA
- a CDS encoding PqqD family protein: MADSSHQPTTSADRLGPLRIGEAETARADAAPRAGSDPTDHDEIRVAPGVQVADLQGEIVLLHPDDGTYFALNETGAHLWRQLGASAVPRGAAVRRAALSIAAEWRVDPPRAEADLRELLDELLSRRLATTTPCQSP, from the coding sequence ATGGCCGACAGCAGCCACCAGCCCACCACGTCCGCCGACCGCCTGGGTCCGCTCCGGATCGGAGAGGCCGAAACGGCCCGCGCCGACGCCGCGCCCAGGGCCGGTTCGGATCCCACCGACCACGATGAGATCCGGGTCGCGCCCGGCGTTCAGGTCGCCGACCTCCAGGGCGAGATCGTCCTGCTGCACCCGGACGACGGCACGTACTTCGCGTTGAACGAGACGGGAGCGCACCTGTGGCGGCAGCTGGGCGCGTCTGCCGTCCCACGCGGCGCCGCGGTCCGCCGGGCCGCCCTGTCGATCGCGGCCGAGTGGCGGGTCGACCCACCGCGGGCCGAGGCCGACCTGCGCGAGCTACTCGACGAGTTGCTGAGCCGCCGACTCGCCACCACGACGCCATGCCAGTCGCCATGA
- a CDS encoding lasso peptide biosynthesis B2 protein, with amino-acid sequence MTPGAATRPAREERPGARSRWCQPAAELAVSAQLWLAAGAVEVVLRRRGLPALVAAAGRAARSPAARWFPAGRRTLTDPWLDQLVTRAGAAWRGTEGCLPRSVLRCWLAASDGQAASVVVGVRRATGTPFAAHAWAQVDGHAHAADAGPAGSFQPIATYPLTPPAPTTGTAPRCEER; translated from the coding sequence ATGACGCCCGGGGCAGCCACCCGGCCCGCGCGGGAGGAGCGCCCTGGCGCGCGCTCGCGCTGGTGCCAGCCCGCCGCGGAACTCGCCGTCAGCGCGCAGCTGTGGCTGGCAGCCGGCGCGGTCGAGGTGGTGTTGCGCCGCCGCGGGCTGCCCGCGCTGGTCGCCGCGGCCGGCCGGGCGGCCCGCTCGCCGGCTGCCCGCTGGTTCCCGGCCGGGCGTCGGACCCTCACCGACCCCTGGCTCGACCAGCTCGTGACCAGGGCCGGCGCGGCGTGGCGCGGTACGGAGGGATGCCTGCCGCGCTCCGTCCTGCGGTGCTGGCTCGCGGCCAGCGACGGGCAGGCGGCCTCCGTGGTGGTCGGCGTGCGCAGGGCGACCGGGACGCCGTTCGCGGCCCATGCCTGGGCACAGGTGGACGGTCACGCCCACGCCGCGGACGCCGGGCCGGCTGGGTCGTTCCAGCCCATCGCCACCTATCCACTCACGCCACCGGCGCCGACTACCGGTACCGCTCCCCGCTGCGAGGAACGATGA
- a CDS encoding asparagine synthase-related protein, whose translation MTFCGELRLDRRPATIATAERMLAAAITPPSGPTRTWAAGPLALAATPGPALGPDADLAHTAGPGGLLAVVDGWSPGTRSTRPEQGDIAGSGRDHVAGHVVSSWRRYGPSCLDRLLGDWALAVFDAATGRLTLARSPRSMRRLFLHSTAERVVFGTDYAQLRAAGIPLEADHAVLAETLTRDLTTLNETLLRGVERVPAGHLVEIGPAGTRTRRPFSSLFSIVPPLRPSTTAAAASRLRAALDAAVGDAALQTAAPGSPVAVGVSGGLDSSSVAGVAHALARRGAAIRIVPISMVFPGQPHDESRWIDSVEERLRLPILRVKPDLYDWDRWRAWTATTLDLPPRPNLALSDAVRDAARAEGLSVLLSGEGGDEWWTGYRHHFPDLLRAGRLATLWRQTGRGINPRSLPRRLGVARAFATAPYPRGNSGERLVLPWLRPERLRGLDLEERFAAADAAERAAYPSNEQRHRWIEAAIRAELSTLDTLRAFYTSAGLDWRHPFHDRRTIEAALSTPGATLYQPGLTKPVLRAAAGDTLPELVRTRPGKIFFNLPVVDALEVAGGIGKVLAGGPLVSGGWVDLDAATRAWEAAAAAARQGRHPPNPLHGLASLWQLVGVDTWLTGNGVRL comes from the coding sequence ATGACCTTCTGCGGTGAGCTGCGGCTGGACCGTCGGCCCGCCACGATCGCGACGGCCGAGAGGATGCTGGCCGCCGCGATCACCCCGCCGAGTGGCCCTACACGCACCTGGGCGGCCGGCCCACTCGCGCTCGCCGCGACACCCGGCCCGGCACTTGGGCCCGACGCGGACCTCGCCCACACCGCGGGCCCCGGCGGGCTGCTGGCCGTGGTCGACGGCTGGTCGCCTGGCACCAGAAGCACCCGGCCCGAGCAGGGCGACATCGCGGGAAGCGGACGGGACCACGTGGCCGGCCACGTCGTGAGCTCCTGGCGGCGCTACGGCCCCTCCTGCCTCGACCGGCTGCTCGGCGACTGGGCGCTCGCCGTCTTCGATGCGGCGACCGGTCGGCTGACGCTCGCCCGCTCGCCGCGCAGCATGCGCCGGCTTTTCCTGCACAGCACCGCCGAGCGGGTGGTGTTCGGCACTGACTACGCCCAGCTCCGGGCCGCGGGCATCCCGCTCGAGGCGGACCACGCGGTGCTCGCCGAGACGCTGACCCGCGACCTGACGACCCTGAACGAGACCCTGCTGCGCGGCGTCGAGCGGGTGCCAGCTGGCCACCTGGTCGAGATCGGGCCGGCTGGGACGCGGACGCGCCGCCCGTTCAGCTCGCTGTTCTCCATCGTCCCACCCCTGCGCCCCAGCACCACGGCGGCCGCGGCAAGCCGGCTGCGTGCCGCTCTGGATGCGGCCGTCGGCGACGCGGCGCTGCAGACAGCGGCCCCCGGCAGCCCGGTCGCGGTCGGCGTGTCCGGTGGGCTGGACTCAAGCTCCGTGGCCGGTGTCGCGCACGCGCTGGCCCGGCGCGGCGCCGCGATCCGCATCGTGCCGATCAGCATGGTCTTCCCCGGACAACCGCACGACGAGTCGCGCTGGATCGACTCGGTCGAGGAACGTCTCAGGCTGCCGATCCTGCGGGTGAAGCCGGACCTGTACGACTGGGACCGCTGGCGGGCCTGGACGGCGACCACTCTCGACCTCCCGCCGCGCCCCAACCTCGCGTTGTCCGACGCCGTCCGCGACGCGGCGCGCGCCGAGGGACTGTCCGTGCTGCTGTCCGGCGAGGGCGGAGACGAGTGGTGGACCGGCTACCGCCACCACTTCCCAGACCTGCTTCGGGCTGGCCGGCTCGCCACCCTGTGGCGCCAGACCGGGCGCGGGATCAATCCACGGTCGCTGCCCAGGCGGCTGGGCGTCGCACGCGCGTTCGCCACGGCGCCGTACCCACGCGGGAACAGCGGGGAGCGCCTGGTGCTGCCGTGGCTACGCCCCGAGCGCCTGCGTGGCCTGGATCTCGAGGAGCGCTTCGCCGCGGCGGACGCGGCCGAGCGCGCCGCGTACCCGTCGAACGAACAGCGTCACCGCTGGATCGAGGCGGCGATCCGGGCCGAGCTGTCGACGCTGGACACGCTGCGGGCGTTCTACACGTCGGCCGGCCTGGACTGGCGCCATCCGTTCCATGACCGCCGGACGATCGAGGCGGCGCTGTCGACGCCGGGCGCCACGCTCTACCAGCCTGGGCTGACCAAGCCGGTGCTGCGTGCGGCGGCCGGCGACACGCTCCCCGAACTGGTGCGCACCCGGCCCGGCAAGATCTTCTTCAACCTGCCCGTCGTCGACGCCCTGGAAGTCGCGGGCGGGATCGGCAAGGTGCTCGCGGGCGGCCCGCTCGTCTCCGGCGGCTGGGTCGACCTCGACGCTGCGACGCGGGCATGGGAGGCCGCCGCGGCCGCGGCCCGGCAGGGCCGCCACCCGCCGAACCCACTGCACGGGCTGGCGTCGTTGTGGCAGTTGGTCGGCGTCGACACGTGGCTCACTGGCAACGGGGTGCGTCTTTGA
- the hisH gene encoding imidazole glycerol phosphate synthase subunit HisH, whose translation MAGSRPKVVVLDYGSGNLRSAQRAVERVGADVTVTADLAAAAEADGLVVPGVGAYAACMAGVERIGAGPTVRDRVAAGRPVLGICVGMQILYELGDEHGVRTQGLGLLPGEVRRLAAPILPHMGWNTVAPPAGSTLFAGLPAGTRFYFVHSYAAKADPGAGDTVTEHGEPFAAAVERGPLCATQFHPEKSGDAGAHVLANWLGTLR comes from the coding sequence ATGGCCGGGAGCCGGCCGAAGGTGGTCGTGCTCGACTACGGGTCGGGCAACCTGCGCTCGGCGCAACGGGCGGTCGAGCGAGTCGGCGCGGACGTCACCGTGACCGCGGACCTGGCCGCCGCCGCGGAGGCGGACGGGCTGGTCGTGCCCGGTGTCGGCGCGTACGCCGCCTGCATGGCCGGGGTCGAGCGGATCGGCGCCGGGCCGACGGTCCGGGACCGGGTCGCCGCCGGGCGGCCGGTGCTGGGAATCTGCGTCGGCATGCAGATCCTCTACGAGCTCGGCGACGAGCACGGCGTGCGCACCCAGGGCCTCGGGCTGCTGCCCGGCGAGGTCCGCCGTCTCGCCGCGCCGATCCTGCCGCACATGGGCTGGAACACCGTCGCCCCGCCGGCCGGCTCGACGCTGTTCGCCGGCCTGCCGGCGGGGACGCGGTTCTACTTCGTCCACTCCTACGCCGCCAAGGCCGACCCTGGTGCCGGCGACACGGTCACCGAGCACGGCGAGCCGTTCGCGGCCGCCGTCGAACGGGGTCCTCTGTGCGCGACCCAGTTCCACCCGGAGAAGTCCGGTGACGCCGGCGCCCACGTCCTGGCCAACTGGCTGGGCACGCTGCGCTGA